A region from the Xanthocytophaga agilis genome encodes:
- a CDS encoding SWIM zinc finger family protein produces MTNDLTYDYSIPSTVQRVETQTNILLSHYNEDAAQEVSCFFWGKLKDPYLTAKCLTTLSKVVRSRFALSPQEIAAMRDPIVTAGAGKMRFEAFSSCNGIYARLDILPEGLEGEFLSSGTTNVDFNEPMINALTGILKQDEVFLSVGQKEVILEKQGEQVVERKVTLPTRWIKGLTSVQLYLAEMDEVCKLTKLQTIQLFQTLPKGTIRTAYYLTMRAGKAIFTPASMDGAIMIGGLHRIRLLEGLLPFIDSFSIYATPDRQASAFVLSMGALRFIFSLSADPYRGFSGEGNVLDNLTDNIPLEWIRGANHLFKANEEFNPTLFSLENDIEFETVESLCASLSAMGLLGYDLTTRQHFYRRLPYKPERIASLNPRLKNARKLIEKEEIELLIHTPTCTEARVKGTNVWHTVLIDEHTQCCTCQWFTDYQGMRGPCKHILSVRILTENMEASSY; encoded by the coding sequence ATGACAAACGATTTAACCTACGACTATTCTATTCCATCCACTGTACAAAGAGTAGAAACACAAACAAACATTCTCCTTTCTCATTATAATGAGGACGCTGCACAGGAAGTATCCTGCTTTTTCTGGGGAAAGCTCAAAGATCCTTATCTAACAGCAAAGTGCCTGACCACTCTTTCAAAGGTGGTACGATCACGTTTTGCTTTGTCTCCACAGGAAATAGCAGCCATGCGTGATCCTATTGTAACAGCAGGTGCAGGTAAAATGCGCTTTGAGGCATTCTCGTCCTGCAATGGCATATATGCGCGATTGGATATCTTACCAGAAGGGCTGGAAGGAGAGTTTCTTTCCAGTGGTACTACCAATGTAGATTTCAATGAGCCTATGATTAATGCACTGACAGGCATTCTAAAACAGGATGAGGTGTTTCTTTCTGTAGGACAAAAAGAAGTAATATTAGAGAAACAGGGGGAACAAGTAGTAGAACGCAAAGTAACACTGCCTACCCGCTGGATAAAAGGTCTTACCTCTGTGCAGTTGTATCTTGCAGAAATGGACGAAGTGTGTAAGTTAACAAAGCTACAAACTATTCAGTTGTTTCAGACCCTTCCCAAGGGAACCATCAGAACAGCTTATTATCTGACGATGAGAGCTGGTAAGGCAATTTTCACCCCTGCCTCCATGGATGGAGCTATCATGATCGGCGGGCTTCATCGCATACGATTACTGGAAGGTCTACTCCCATTTATTGACAGCTTTAGTATTTACGCAACTCCTGATCGTCAGGCAAGCGCCTTTGTTTTATCAATGGGAGCCTTACGATTTATATTCTCTCTATCTGCTGATCCTTATCGGGGATTCTCAGGTGAAGGCAATGTATTGGATAATCTGACTGACAATATTCCACTGGAATGGATTCGGGGAGCCAATCACCTCTTTAAAGCGAATGAAGAATTTAATCCAACACTCTTCTCACTGGAAAACGACATTGAATTCGAAACGGTTGAATCTCTTTGTGCAAGTCTGTCTGCTATGGGACTGTTAGGCTATGATCTCACAACAAGACAACACTTCTATCGTCGTCTGCCTTATAAACCAGAGCGTATTGCCAGCCTGAATCCACGCCTAAAAAATGCCCGCAAGCTAATAGAGAAAGAAGAGATAGAACTACTCATCCATACACCTACCTGTACAGAAGCTCGTGTTAAAGGAACTAATGTATGGCATACTGTCCTGATTGATGAACATACACAATGTTGTACATGTCAGTGGTTCACAGACTATCAGGGAATGCGTGGCCCATGCAAACATATACTCTCTGTAAGAATATTGACAGAGAATATGGAAGCCTCCAGCTACTAA
- a CDS encoding DUF6493 family protein translates to MNYADQLQEIILHEKPDQLLPFLQSLPAGNLEELRKKIKTLKKQLEKYIEIRIGNWGRKGTAGQTNVLQLAALGLLSKQDLFSSDYIVRLFNNHSQSDIWPYILEILKYRQEGWFTDCLKHHQQKNEWLIIDYQKLRELQMLGIIQHDKELFTKPMTYLLQIPWKDQQETQRDVYSLICQDDFLLKNDLLSVFEYETNLYWINHYYSKDRKQTLNWTGIFLRLVEENKINRQLILQKCLHGLKRDFNKNLLGWYKDLFNELKPTIGERITLQQGICELLHCTSTQPVNFAIEQIKHIYTHPDFDFTALSVGAESLLSRSDVRTAIRSLLAIFEKSVKTHPSLAKQICLLVCNVFIIDDAIIHEKAAKLISQVGDRTDEALLEQLTLFSDQLSATARDLLQEFLPVSEDDPSCIYQKQEISIPQRITTQNKLQPINSWNDLLFQIGKVTSHLNTENLELLLDGLIRLQSNVPANFHEQVKPYLRKPEQMQWLYGMEGLINALISDWANQGKTHYVSQVNLNNTDRFLYIYQQRFEQLINKIHDKSTLPLLATPSHTPYWIAPEVLVDRMLAYQKHNTPIDYLDLAIAIARTSQEEKESALEKAEQLTGFYKELMLFFLGDTVAPTLSSKSSFLKPISNVMTKLMDKHSLRRPRKEDEQHILWAVAARTKNPSGKFDFLEATPWATVPNVLSPFALKWEIQHKNYSYKNWDKTIITIRYSVIHLQLPDKIYSPLGLLYSQHICKKEDLSYYYINEKDAELLFSLIPHYPETLYIQAIQAGTIRSELGEETERRIVSAVLRTLLSPDHSFQTASTLLLATGLLHAQNTTRGIASEVVVQAISDARLDTYLLGEMLGKLITGNYAPVQRLISALTLVKGISALHDSALEQILESLIIQLEGAPPKNLKKLLELYLDICKKHRRRTTTAIKAKASVWQQNATLKPVAAKITQLISEPTAA, encoded by the coding sequence ATGAATTACGCTGACCAACTACAGGAAATTATATTACACGAGAAACCAGATCAGTTATTGCCTTTTTTACAATCCTTACCTGCTGGAAATCTGGAGGAGTTACGCAAAAAGATAAAAACGTTAAAAAAACAACTTGAGAAGTATATTGAAATACGTATTGGAAACTGGGGTAGAAAAGGAACTGCAGGACAAACTAATGTATTGCAACTGGCCGCCTTAGGCTTACTAAGTAAACAGGACCTCTTCTCATCAGATTATATTGTTCGCCTGTTTAATAACCACAGCCAGTCAGATATTTGGCCTTATATTCTGGAAATACTAAAATATCGCCAGGAAGGCTGGTTCACAGACTGTCTGAAACATCATCAGCAGAAAAATGAATGGCTTATCATAGACTATCAGAAACTTCGTGAGTTACAGATGCTGGGGATTATCCAACATGATAAGGAATTGTTTACCAAACCCATGACATATTTGCTTCAAATACCCTGGAAAGATCAGCAGGAAACGCAAAGGGATGTTTACTCTCTTATCTGTCAGGATGACTTCTTATTAAAAAATGACCTCTTATCTGTATTTGAATATGAAACAAATCTGTATTGGATAAATCATTATTACAGTAAAGATCGCAAGCAGACACTTAACTGGACGGGTATTTTTCTCAGATTGGTTGAAGAAAACAAAATAAACCGACAATTGATATTACAAAAGTGTCTGCATGGCTTGAAACGGGATTTTAATAAAAACCTTCTTGGCTGGTATAAAGATCTGTTTAATGAATTAAAGCCAACTATTGGTGAACGCATAACTCTACAACAAGGTATCTGCGAATTGCTACATTGTACATCTACACAACCTGTAAACTTTGCTATAGAGCAGATAAAACATATTTATACTCACCCAGACTTTGACTTTACAGCATTATCTGTAGGTGCAGAAAGCTTATTATCCCGTAGTGATGTACGTACAGCAATCCGTAGTTTGCTAGCTATTTTCGAAAAATCAGTAAAAACACATCCATCTCTGGCAAAACAGATTTGCCTGCTTGTTTGTAATGTATTTATAATAGATGATGCCATTATACACGAAAAAGCCGCTAAATTGATTAGCCAGGTTGGGGATCGGACAGATGAAGCATTATTGGAACAGCTAACATTATTTAGTGATCAGTTATCTGCAACAGCAAGAGATCTGCTACAGGAATTTCTCCCTGTATCTGAAGATGACCCTTCCTGTATTTATCAAAAGCAGGAAATCTCAATACCACAACGCATTACAACTCAGAATAAACTACAACCTATAAACTCCTGGAATGATTTACTTTTTCAAATTGGCAAAGTTACCAGTCATTTAAATACAGAGAATCTGGAATTGTTACTTGATGGATTGATACGTCTTCAATCCAATGTACCTGCTAATTTTCATGAACAGGTAAAACCGTATCTGCGAAAGCCCGAACAAATGCAATGGCTATATGGCATGGAGGGATTGATCAATGCATTGATTTCTGATTGGGCAAATCAAGGAAAAACGCATTATGTAAGTCAGGTAAATCTAAATAATACAGACCGATTCCTGTATATTTATCAGCAGCGATTTGAACAGCTTATTAATAAAATACATGACAAATCAACTCTGCCTTTATTAGCAACACCTTCACATACACCGTATTGGATTGCGCCTGAGGTATTGGTAGACCGAATGCTTGCTTATCAAAAGCACAATACACCCATCGACTATCTGGATCTGGCAATTGCCATAGCCCGTACAAGCCAGGAAGAAAAAGAATCTGCATTAGAAAAGGCAGAACAGCTCACAGGATTTTATAAGGAATTGATGCTATTTTTTCTGGGAGATACAGTGGCACCAACACTTTCCAGTAAATCATCCTTTCTGAAGCCTATTTCGAATGTAATGACAAAACTCATGGATAAACACAGCCTTCGCAGACCTCGCAAAGAAGATGAACAGCATATTCTATGGGCAGTAGCCGCTCGTACCAAAAATCCATCTGGGAAATTTGATTTTCTGGAAGCTACCCCTTGGGCAACCGTACCCAATGTACTCTCACCGTTTGCATTGAAATGGGAGATACAACACAAAAACTATTCGTATAAAAACTGGGATAAAACAATTATCACTATCCGGTACAGTGTCATTCATTTACAGTTACCAGATAAAATCTATTCGCCTCTTGGATTATTGTATTCACAGCATATATGTAAGAAGGAAGACCTTTCCTATTACTATATAAACGAAAAAGATGCGGAGTTACTATTTTCACTCATTCCACACTATCCGGAAACATTGTATATCCAAGCCATACAAGCTGGTACAATACGTTCAGAATTGGGAGAAGAAACAGAGCGTAGAATTGTGAGTGCGGTATTACGAACCTTATTATCCCCAGATCACTCTTTTCAGACGGCCTCTACTCTATTACTTGCTACAGGCCTGTTACATGCCCAAAATACAACCCGAGGCATTGCATCCGAGGTAGTAGTTCAAGCTATTTCTGATGCTCGACTGGATACCTATCTTTTAGGTGAGATGTTAGGAAAACTTATTACTGGAAATTATGCACCTGTGCAGCGTTTGATCAGTGCTCTTACTCTAGTCAAGGGTATTTCAGCCCTACACGATTCAGCATTGGAGCAGATTCTGGAATCGTTGATCATCCAATTGGAAGGAGCACCGCCCAAAAATCTGAAGAAACTATTGGAACTCTATCTGGATATTTGCAAAAAACATCGTCGCCGAACAACAACAGCCATAAAAGCAAAAGCGTCCGTCTGGCAACAGAATGCTACATTAAAACCAGTTGCAGCTAAAATTACACAACTTATCAGTGAACCGACTGCAGCCTGA
- a CDS encoding SDR family oxidoreductase, with protein MDTTFQHQSLRDKRVVILGGSTGLGFATGKAAAQEGAKITLVSHSMQKLEIAASQLPSETEIYSVDLSKESNIRDFFEGYGQIDHLVYTAGENLTLNTIEQLSLEAAQKFFAIRYWGALAAIKYAKKHINSGGSITLTGGIASLRPQAGWGIGASICGAMDAFTRAMAVELAPIRVNIVSPGLVRTNLWNSMDESDRDGLFQTVGQALPVGRIGEADEVAQTYLYFMKQPFSTGQSVVVDGGNVLI; from the coding sequence ATGGATACAACATTTCAACATCAGAGCCTCAGAGACAAAAGAGTTGTCATTCTGGGTGGAAGTACAGGTTTAGGATTTGCTACAGGCAAGGCAGCTGCACAGGAAGGTGCTAAAATTACGTTGGTCTCACATAGTATGCAAAAATTAGAGATCGCTGCAAGTCAATTGCCCTCAGAGACAGAGATATATTCTGTAGATTTGAGTAAGGAATCCAATATTCGTGACTTTTTTGAGGGCTATGGTCAGATAGATCATTTAGTGTATACAGCAGGTGAAAATCTGACTCTGAATACGATTGAACAGCTAAGTCTGGAAGCAGCACAGAAGTTTTTTGCTATACGGTATTGGGGAGCTTTGGCTGCAATAAAATATGCTAAGAAGCATATAAACTCAGGTGGCTCTATCACATTAACAGGTGGAATCGCCAGTTTAAGGCCCCAAGCTGGATGGGGTATAGGAGCTAGTATTTGTGGCGCGATGGATGCTTTCACCCGTGCTATGGCAGTAGAGCTTGCCCCTATACGTGTAAATATCGTTTCTCCAGGTTTGGTGCGTACTAATCTCTGGAATAGTATGGACGAATCGGATCGGGATGGTCTTTTTCAGACCGTGGGTCAGGCGTTACCTGTAGGCAGAATAGGTGAGGCAGATGAGGTGGCTCAAACCTATCTTTACTTTATGAAGCAACCATTTAGTACAGGTCAGTCAGTGGTGGTAGATGGTGGTAATGTGCTTATATAG
- a CDS encoding Crp/Fnr family transcriptional regulator, which translates to MELIHYLESHKPISKEDESLVTGAFERLEFKEGTMLSAVNQICKKLYFICNGILRIVSVSEKGNDITHFFLKENYFCTITNSFNNQIVAQEGIQAATDVEVLAIGKEELSELYLQVPHIKEVIQKVMQETLLQKVQVRNTYQGLDATSRYKLFLMLQPEVAARVSLGYIASYLDITQQSLSRIRKNLSRSSYNQPTRP; encoded by the coding sequence ATGGAACTTATACACTATCTTGAATCTCATAAACCAATTTCGAAAGAGGATGAATCCTTGGTTACAGGTGCATTTGAACGTCTAGAGTTTAAAGAAGGGACAATGCTTTCTGCTGTCAATCAGATCTGCAAAAAACTTTACTTCATTTGTAATGGTATACTACGTATTGTATCAGTTTCTGAAAAAGGAAATGATATAACCCATTTTTTCTTAAAAGAGAATTATTTCTGTACCATTACAAATAGTTTCAATAATCAGATTGTAGCCCAGGAAGGCATTCAGGCAGCTACAGATGTAGAAGTGCTGGCAATTGGCAAAGAAGAACTTAGTGAATTGTATCTGCAAGTTCCGCACATAAAAGAAGTCATACAGAAAGTGATGCAGGAAACATTACTGCAAAAAGTACAAGTCCGTAATACCTACCAAGGACTTGATGCAACAAGTCGCTATAAGCTTTTCTTAATGCTTCAGCCAGAAGTAGCCGCACGAGTTTCGTTAGGGTATATTGCATCCTATCTGGATATTACTCAGCAGTCGCTAAGTCGTATACGAAAAAATCTCTCCCGATCCAGCTACAATCAGCCAACTCGACCTTAA
- a CDS encoding NAD(P)/FAD-dependent oxidoreductase, whose translation MQRRNFLRKAGFLTTGALLSHSTQAYQNVTPIQKGDHVLILGAGVSGLSAAYMLQKRGVAYTLLEARSRTGGRILTHTIDKDTGLHVELGAEWVGASHKRLLALCKELGLEVEDHSFRFYSLLQGQYTTPDTYQPDVAWDKKYKGLLEGFLTKSEKEKKRLDKIDWWRYLVSQGIPDRELEMRELNDSTDFGESIRNVSAYSGISEYAGSSANNEMDFKIKGGNTQLIEKLTEKVGTDKILKNKKVTHVYQENKQVRVTCKDGTAYTGHKLICTLPAVAVLDIQWNPVLPELQIEALQQLQYARIIKSSVLFTERFWKDEALSIVSDTLPHYFFHTTKNQPGSKGVLTSYTIGDKAHIFSRLSTEQKISRICQSLTPAFGDTESLAEMAVCYYWADDKITQGAYAIYDVNQWYGIREVIAQSFKHVVFAGEHIAEWQGFMEGAIQTGEDAALALIG comes from the coding sequence ATGCAACGTCGCAATTTTCTAAGAAAAGCAGGCTTTCTAACTACTGGAGCCTTGCTTTCTCACTCTACACAAGCTTACCAGAATGTTACACCTATTCAAAAAGGTGACCATGTACTTATTCTGGGTGCAGGCGTTTCTGGTCTGTCTGCCGCCTATATGTTACAAAAACGAGGGGTCGCTTATACCCTGCTGGAAGCAAGATCAAGGACAGGTGGGCGGATACTGACACATACAATTGATAAAGATACTGGCTTACATGTGGAACTGGGAGCTGAGTGGGTAGGCGCTTCTCACAAACGCTTACTTGCCCTTTGTAAAGAGTTAGGCCTGGAAGTAGAGGATCATTCGTTTCGGTTTTATTCTCTTTTGCAGGGACAATATACTACCCCTGATACCTATCAGCCAGATGTAGCATGGGATAAGAAATACAAAGGGCTACTGGAAGGATTTCTAACTAAAAGTGAAAAAGAGAAAAAGCGGCTGGATAAAATTGACTGGTGGAGATATCTGGTTAGCCAGGGTATTCCGGATCGTGAACTGGAGATGCGCGAACTCAATGATAGTACAGATTTTGGGGAATCCATTCGAAATGTATCAGCATATTCTGGTATTTCGGAATATGCAGGCTCAAGCGCAAATAATGAAATGGACTTTAAGATAAAAGGCGGGAATACTCAGCTTATTGAAAAGCTAACTGAGAAGGTAGGCACTGATAAAATACTGAAGAATAAAAAAGTAACACATGTTTATCAGGAGAATAAGCAGGTAAGGGTTACCTGTAAGGATGGAACTGCCTATACTGGACATAAACTAATTTGTACTCTACCTGCTGTAGCGGTGCTGGACATTCAATGGAATCCTGTGTTGCCAGAGTTACAGATAGAAGCTCTACAGCAACTACAGTATGCACGAATTATCAAATCGTCGGTATTGTTTACAGAACGCTTCTGGAAGGACGAAGCACTTAGTATTGTCAGTGATACTTTGCCTCATTATTTCTTTCATACTACCAAAAATCAACCTGGCTCTAAAGGTGTTTTGACATCCTATACCATTGGCGATAAGGCACATATCTTTTCCCGACTTTCAACAGAACAAAAGATTTCACGGATTTGCCAGTCTTTGACTCCTGCTTTTGGTGATACTGAATCTCTGGCTGAAATGGCTGTTTGCTACTACTGGGCTGATGATAAAATTACTCAGGGTGCCTATGCTATTTATGATGTAAATCAATGGTATGGTATCAGGGAGGTTATTGCTCAATCATTCAAACATGTTGTTTTTGCTGGCGAGCATATTGCTGAGTGGCAAGGATTTATGGAAGGCGCTATCCAGACAGGCGAAGATGCAGCATTGGCGTTGATTGGATAG
- a CDS encoding DUF1080 domain-containing protein encodes MKYSLFVLLILVIICVPSFKPKDQWTPLLDKKLSNWEMYLSFRHTRDYKGDAPKDESGSLIKPIGYNTNEKNVFSVIEEKGEPVLRISGEIYGSVFTKQEYENYHLKLKVKWGDKKYEPRIEKLRDSGILYHSVGESGVDYWRAWKLSQEFQIMEGHMGDYWNIANSAIDIRAFLSEGDMNSVASTTQSFLPFGTGVPGRGFCLRSENYEKPNNEWNTLELICFQDKSLHIVNGHVVMVLQHSRYMENGKAIPLTKGKIQLQSEAAEVLFKDIQIRKIQAIPTEYAPLFQ; translated from the coding sequence ATGAAATATAGCCTCTTTGTCCTTTTAATCTTAGTAATTATCTGTGTTCCTTCATTCAAGCCCAAAGACCAATGGACACCGTTATTAGACAAGAAGTTGTCTAACTGGGAAATGTATCTGAGCTTTCGTCATACACGCGATTACAAAGGTGACGCTCCAAAAGACGAATCCGGTTCGTTGATCAAACCGATTGGGTATAATACGAATGAAAAAAACGTCTTTTCGGTGATAGAAGAAAAAGGCGAACCTGTATTACGAATCAGTGGAGAAATCTATGGGTCGGTATTTACCAAACAGGAATATGAGAATTATCATCTGAAACTCAAAGTCAAATGGGGTGATAAAAAGTACGAGCCTCGCATAGAGAAACTGCGGGATAGTGGCATACTGTATCACTCTGTAGGTGAAAGTGGTGTGGACTATTGGAGAGCCTGGAAGTTATCACAAGAGTTCCAGATCATGGAAGGTCATATGGGTGATTACTGGAATATTGCTAACTCTGCCATTGATATTCGGGCATTTTTGTCAGAGGGAGATATGAATAGTGTAGCTAGTACTACTCAGTCATTTTTGCCATTTGGTACAGGTGTACCAGGACGTGGATTCTGCCTGCGTAGCGAAAACTATGAAAAGCCAAACAATGAATGGAACACACTGGAATTAATCTGTTTTCAGGATAAGAGTCTACACATCGTGAATGGCCATGTGGTGATGGTTCTCCAGCATTCACGATACATGGAAAACGGCAAGGCGATACCTCTTACCAAAGGCAAGATCCAATTACAGAGTGAAGCAGCAGAAGTATTATTCAAAGATATTCAGATACGAAAAATCCAAGCAATACCTACTGAGTATGCACCTCTCTTTCAATAG
- a CDS encoding non-canonical purine NTP diphosphatase, whose product MMQLCFATNNRHKIEEISRLVGNNFHIVSLQEIGCYDELPETHDTIEENAFEKAEYVWEHFGVSCFADDSGIEVESLNGEPGVNTAFYAGPQRNNNDNMDLLLKNLQGKENRNARFRTCIALIINGEKHLFEGKIEGHILEHQQGTGGFGYDPIFMPNGYQKSFAEMTLDEKGSISHRGKAVQKLIEFLKTIQK is encoded by the coding sequence ATGATGCAGTTATGTTTTGCGACCAATAATCGCCACAAGATTGAGGAAATTTCCAGACTGGTTGGTAATAATTTTCACATTGTTAGCTTACAGGAAATAGGTTGTTATGATGAACTTCCTGAAACACATGATACCATTGAAGAAAATGCTTTTGAGAAAGCAGAATATGTGTGGGAGCATTTTGGTGTAAGTTGTTTTGCCGATGATTCTGGTATTGAAGTAGAATCCCTTAATGGTGAGCCTGGAGTAAATACTGCTTTTTATGCAGGTCCCCAACGCAATAATAATGATAACATGGATCTTCTACTGAAGAATCTTCAGGGGAAAGAAAATCGTAATGCTCGTTTTCGTACCTGTATAGCCCTTATCATTAATGGTGAAAAACATCTGTTCGAAGGTAAAATTGAGGGGCATATTCTGGAACATCAACAAGGTACAGGAGGATTTGGATATGATCCCATCTTTATGCCCAATGGATATCAGAAAAGCTTTGCTGAGATGACATTGGATGAAAAAGGAAGTATCAGTCACAGGGGAAAAGCAGTACAGAAACTAATTGAGTTCCTGAAAACAATACAGAAATAA
- a CDS encoding APC family permease, translating to MQTTTKTQGHLVRSLGLFSATVLVISSIIGSGIFKKVAPMSAELQSPGLVLFCWLLAGIVSLFGALSNAEVASLLADAGGEYVYFRTIYGRLFAFLYGWSCFAVIRSASIASIAYVFAQSLNSLWTLPTFSPEVSQLSLFGIFQPFDNIGVKLLAIILICSLTWVNYRGLRFGEGLSNIVTGTVVACIVLIVIAGLTVGGGSFANIQTPAPTYVSRSWTDPSLINILFTAMLAAFWGYEGWSSVGYMGGEIKNPNRNIPLALTFGVLGVILIYLVVNFTYLYVLPVTDFIQIHESKNTIAAVAVVKHFWGTTGALLVSVLILIATFGCTNTTALMASRLYYKMANQGLFFRKADYIHPVYNTPSYSLLIQAFWASMLVLSGSFDQLTDMLIFASFIFYGATTLGVFVLRYKMPDTPRPYKVIGYPVIPALFILFCIVLIVNTLIERPREAGIGLFLILTGLPFYFYWTRNNKSTSV from the coding sequence ATGCAAACCACTACCAAAACTCAGGGACATCTGGTCCGCTCCTTAGGATTATTTTCTGCTACTGTTCTCGTTATCAGTTCTATTATTGGCTCTGGAATATTTAAAAAGGTGGCTCCCATGTCTGCAGAGTTACAATCGCCAGGCCTGGTGTTGTTTTGCTGGTTGCTGGCTGGAATAGTTAGCTTATTTGGAGCATTAAGCAATGCAGAAGTTGCTAGTCTGCTAGCTGATGCGGGAGGAGAATATGTGTATTTTCGTACTATATATGGCCGCTTGTTTGCTTTTCTGTATGGCTGGTCCTGCTTTGCTGTGATCCGTTCAGCATCTATTGCTTCAATTGCGTATGTTTTTGCCCAATCTCTCAACAGCCTATGGACATTACCTACTTTTTCACCTGAAGTAAGCCAACTCTCCCTGTTTGGTATTTTTCAGCCTTTTGACAATATAGGTGTCAAGCTATTGGCAATTATTCTTATCTGCTCACTTACCTGGGTAAACTATAGAGGGTTACGTTTTGGAGAAGGACTAAGTAACATTGTAACCGGCACAGTGGTAGCCTGTATTGTGTTGATTGTAATAGCCGGATTGACCGTGGGAGGGGGATCATTTGCAAACATTCAGACACCAGCCCCCACATATGTGAGTCGTTCATGGACAGATCCTTCACTGATTAATATCCTCTTTACCGCAATGCTGGCTGCCTTTTGGGGATATGAAGGATGGAGCAGTGTAGGGTATATGGGTGGAGAGATTAAGAATCCAAACCGAAATATTCCTTTGGCTCTGACCTTTGGTGTTTTAGGTGTAATTCTGATCTATCTCGTGGTCAACTTCACGTATCTGTACGTATTACCAGTTACAGATTTTATTCAGATACATGAATCTAAAAATACAATTGCAGCTGTAGCTGTTGTGAAACACTTTTGGGGTACTACCGGGGCTTTACTGGTATCTGTACTCATTCTCATCGCCACCTTTGGCTGTACCAACACAACGGCACTGATGGCCTCTCGCCTCTATTACAAAATGGCCAATCAGGGATTATTCTTTCGCAAAGCTGATTACATTCATCCTGTATACAACACTCCCTCCTACTCACTGCTAATACAAGCTTTCTGGGCATCTATGCTTGTATTATCGGGCAGTTTCGATCAACTGACAGATATGCTGATTTTTGCGTCCTTCATATTTTATGGAGCTACTACATTGGGTGTGTTTGTTCTTCGTTACAAAATGCCAGACACCCCTCGCCCATATAAAGTAATTGGTTATCCGGTTATCCCAGCACTCTTTATTTTATTTTGTATTGTTTTAATTGTTAATACTCTAATAGAACGTCCACGAGAAGCTGGTATTGGTTTATTTCTGATTCTTACAGGTTTGCCATTTTATTTTTACTGGACACGAAACAATAAGTCCACTTCGGTGTAA